From a single Glycine soja cultivar W05 chromosome 19, ASM419377v2, whole genome shotgun sequence genomic region:
- the LOC114400433 gene encoding uncharacterized protein LOC114400433: MAQIKSILRSNFRIKDLGPLKYFLSLEVNQYDEGICVSQRKYCLELLTDSGMLGCKPSSTPMDSSMRLRQNDSSYFLDDPLSYRSLVGRLIYLTTTCLDIVYATQQLSQFMAHPTKSHLGATRRVLRYLKSCPSKGLFFKRDSHTHLIGFSDADWATCVDTRRSITGYCFFLGNSLISWKTKKQNTVSRSSSEVEYRALATSTCELQWLSYLLDDLKITCTKSAVLYCDNQSALYIAANPVFLERTKHLEIDCHLVREKSQAGLMRLLPIPSCHQLADMFTKALPPRSFTSNVSKLELVDLYTPPTCGGLTENGPKPLEETHDNLARINPVDTSNCK; encoded by the coding sequence ATGGCCCAAATTAAGAGTATTCTTCGCTCTAATTTTCGAATTAAGGACTTAGGACCATTAAAGTATTTTCTGAGCTTGGAGGTGAATCAATATGATGAGGGTATTTGCGTTTCTCAAAgaaagtattgtcttgaattgcTTACTGATTCTGGAATGCTGGGCTGTAAACCAAGTTCAACACCCATGGACAGTTCTATGAGGCTTCGTCAAAATGACTCCAGTTATTTTCTTGATGATCCTTTGTCTTATAGAAGTCTTGTTGGAAGATTAATATATCTTACAACAACTTGCCTTGATATTGTTTATGCAACCCAGCAGCTAAGCCAGTTCATGGCTCATCCTACTAAGTCTCATCTTGGTGCAACAAGGAGAGTCCTTCGATATCTCAAAAGCTGTCCAAGCAAAGGTCTATTCTTCAAACGAGATTCTCATACACATCTCATTGGTTTTAGCGATGCCGATTGGGCAACATGTGTTGACACTAGAAGATCCATAACAGGTTATTGCTTCTTCCTTGGCAACTCCTTGATTTCTtggaaaacaaagaaacaaaacacaGTGTCTCGTTCTTCTTCAGAAGTCGAATACAGGGCTCTTGCAACCAGCACTTGTGAGTTACAATGGCTGTCCTATCTCCTTGATGACCTCAAGATTACTTGTACCAAATCTGCAGTTCTATACTGCGACAATCAAAGTGCTCTTTATATAGCTGCTAATCCTGTGTTCCTTGAGCGCACAAAACACCTAGAAATTGATTGTCACCTCGTCCGTGAAAAGTCTCAAGCAGGCCTGATGCGTTTGCTCCCTATTCCTTCTTGTCATCAACTCGCAGACATGTTTACCAAAGCCTTGCCACCTCGCTCATTCACCTCCAATGTATCCAAGCTGGAGTTGGTAGACCTCTACACACCACCAACTTGTGGGGGGCTAACAGAAAATGGCCCAAAACCATTAGAGGAGACCCATGATAATTTGGCCCGTATAAATCCTGTAGATACCTCAAATTGTAAATAG